One genomic window of Candidatus Minimicrobia sp. QA0096 includes the following:
- a CDS encoding glycosyltransferase family 2 protein encodes MSKITSEKINQLHPEWEFPEFEIDEINKKKHKYCVCVFVINEGERIQKQLQKMKPLADQIDIVVADGGSTDGSLGIDFLKSQDVRALLTKKGKGKLSAQMRMAFAWALSEGYEGVVVVDGNGKDSIERIPNFIKLLDQGYDHIQGSRFIPGGKAVNTPLSREVGLHLIHAPLISLAAGKRHTDTTNGFRAYSAKLLKDPDIAVFRDIFQTYELHYYLAIESSRRKQYKTAETPVVRTYPKKGKTPTKISPIKGNMHVMNVLLRAVAGKYRKPKK; translated from the coding sequence ATGAGCAAAATAACTTCTGAGAAAATAAACCAATTACATCCAGAATGGGAATTTCCAGAGTTTGAAATTGATGAGATAAACAAAAAGAAGCATAAATATTGCGTGTGTGTTTTTGTTATCAATGAAGGAGAGCGCATTCAAAAACAGCTACAGAAAATGAAACCGCTGGCTGACCAAATCGATATCGTGGTGGCTGACGGCGGAAGTACTGACGGGTCGCTTGGAATTGATTTTCTAAAGTCTCAAGATGTGCGAGCTTTATTGACGAAAAAAGGTAAGGGTAAACTGAGCGCGCAGATGAGAATGGCATTTGCTTGGGCTCTCTCTGAAGGTTATGAGGGCGTTGTGGTCGTTGATGGAAATGGCAAGGATAGTATAGAAAGAATTCCTAACTTCATCAAATTGCTTGACCAAGGATATGACCATATTCAAGGATCACGATTTATACCAGGCGGCAAGGCTGTAAATACGCCGCTCTCGAGGGAAGTTGGTCTTCATCTTATTCACGCACCATTAATAAGTCTTGCGGCTGGAAAAAGACATACCGATACGACAAATGGATTCCGTGCTTATAGTGCAAAATTGCTCAAAGATCCAGACATTGCTGTATTTCGTGATATATTTCAAACTTACGAACTTCATTACTATCTCGCTATTGAAAGTAGCCGTCGTAAGCAGTACAAAACAGCTGAAACACCAGTTGTGCGAACATATCCGAAGAAGGGTAAAACACCAACGAAGATTAGCCCAATCAAGGGGAATATGCACGTTATGAACGTACTACTTCGTGCGGTGGCTGGAAAATATCGCAAGCCTAAAAAATAG
- a CDS encoding glycosyltransferase: MVKKKQTNKTVKKQDIFVSVVVGVDRNYTGLGEYLTDLSKLLGGSYENYEIIVIDNELKPEVVKEVIDILKMLPCIRLIRLSREYSYDIALMAGIQGAIGDYVVLTNPAIDPIDAIPSIVEENKKYDIVNGIATNHTKKDDLGRRTFYWYNRRYLGVDIPAAATYFIALSRRAVKAVSTTNRHDGHIRHLIRQIGYKCAEYSYEVKVDPVKTRKLRTGVLEAIDIAASHSTQPLRAMSWVGVGASVINLIYALYVVCVSVFKRDVAAGWTTMSLQLSVMFFLLFMFLVVLAEYVGKILKEARDDASYIVMDELSSTVSIADTERKNLSE, translated from the coding sequence ATGGTCAAGAAAAAGCAAACTAATAAAACTGTAAAGAAACAAGATATTTTTGTATCTGTTGTGGTTGGAGTTGATCGTAACTATACTGGCTTGGGCGAATATTTAACGGATTTATCGAAATTACTTGGTGGTAGTTATGAAAATTACGAAATCATCGTGATAGATAATGAATTGAAGCCAGAAGTTGTAAAAGAAGTAATAGATATATTGAAGATGCTGCCGTGCATACGCTTAATTCGTCTGTCTAGGGAATATAGTTATGATATCGCTCTTATGGCTGGTATTCAGGGGGCAATCGGAGATTATGTAGTACTGACTAACCCAGCAATTGACCCGATAGACGCCATACCTTCTATCGTCGAAGAAAACAAGAAATATGACATCGTTAATGGAATAGCAACTAACCACACAAAGAAAGATGATTTAGGTAGGCGAACATTTTATTGGTACAACCGTCGATATCTCGGTGTTGATATTCCTGCCGCTGCGACATATTTTATCGCGCTCAGTAGGCGTGCAGTAAAAGCTGTTTCTACTACAAATAGGCACGATGGACATATTCGTCATTTGATTCGTCAAATTGGATATAAGTGTGCGGAATATAGCTATGAAGTGAAAGTAGACCCAGTAAAGACACGTAAACTGCGCACGGGAGTGTTGGAGGCTATAGATATAGCAGCTAGCCACTCCACCCAACCGCTAAGGGCTATGTCGTGGGTTGGTGTTGGTGCTAGTGTTATTAATCTAATTTACGCATTATACGTTGTTTGCGTATCAGTATTTAAGCGCGACGTGGCTGCGGGATGGACAACTATGTCCTTGCAGCTTTCTGTGATGTTTTTCTTGCTATTTATGTTTTTGGTTGTATTAGCGGAATATGTTGGAAAAATACTTAAAGAGGCGCGAGACGATGCTTCATATATAGTGATGGATGAATTAAGCAGTACGGTATCTATTGCCGATACAGAAAGAAAAAATCTTTCGGAGTAA
- a CDS encoding FAD-dependent oxidoreductase, with amino-acid sequence MNSTVIIGGGFYGLRIALYLHEELGVDNIIIIEKETALMDRASYVNQARIHNGYHYPRSVLTGFRSAVNFPVFVDEYGPAVVSNFEKYYGIAKHLSKVNAKQFEHFCEKIGSEIERAPHDIEKMFNPSLIEEVFKVKEYAFNSRKLRELLVERINKYKGISIHTGESVSKIELPAGGAGKINVVTDRDSYEADFVLNCTYSNINTLHRASGLPLVGLKHEITEMCLVELPQQLKDFSITVMDGPFFSIMPFPSKNLYTLSHVRYTPHESWIDDENTSAERIKTHEYLKNRPFKSNYRQMYNDVVRFIPALKNMKYRESIVEVKTVLVKSEDDDSRPILFRNDFGNDGYICIMGGKLDNIYDAFEELRRIYGQEKAN; translated from the coding sequence ATGAATAGTACAGTTATTATTGGCGGTGGATTTTATGGGCTAAGGATAGCACTATATCTGCACGAAGAACTTGGTGTAGACAATATAATTATTATCGAGAAAGAAACTGCGTTGATGGATAGAGCCTCTTATGTGAATCAGGCGCGCATCCATAATGGATATCATTATCCTCGTAGCGTTTTGACTGGGTTTCGTTCAGCGGTTAACTTTCCAGTTTTTGTTGATGAATACGGTCCAGCTGTAGTATCTAATTTTGAGAAATATTATGGAATTGCTAAGCATCTTTCAAAGGTTAACGCTAAGCAATTCGAACATTTTTGCGAGAAGATTGGTTCTGAAATTGAGCGTGCTCCGCATGATATAGAAAAAATGTTTAATCCGTCGTTGATTGAAGAGGTTTTTAAGGTTAAAGAATACGCGTTCAATTCACGAAAGCTAAGAGAGCTTTTGGTAGAGCGCATTAATAAATATAAGGGCATTAGTATTCATACTGGAGAATCTGTCAGTAAAATTGAATTGCCTGCTGGCGGCGCGGGTAAAATAAATGTTGTTACTGATCGTGATAGTTATGAAGCGGATTTTGTTTTAAACTGTACTTACTCAAATATTAATACGCTACATCGTGCATCTGGATTACCGCTAGTTGGACTTAAACATGAAATTACCGAGATGTGTCTTGTTGAGCTACCTCAGCAGCTTAAGGACTTTAGCATAACAGTGATGGATGGTCCGTTTTTCTCGATTATGCCATTTCCTTCGAAGAATTTATATACTCTTTCACACGTTCGTTACACGCCACATGAATCGTGGATTGATGATGAAAATACTAGCGCCGAGCGTATCAAAACTCATGAATATTTGAAAAATCGCCCCTTTAAATCAAACTATAGGCAGATGTATAATGATGTTGTGAGGTTTATTCCAGCCTTGAAAAATATGAAATATCGTGAATCTATCGTTGAAGTGAAGACGGTTTTAGTGAAGAGTGAAGACGATGACAGTCGTCCGATATTGTTCAGAAATGACTTTGGCAACGATGGATATATTTGTATTATGGGCGGAAAATTAGATAATATTTATGATGCTTTTGAGGAATTGAGGAGGATATATGGTCAAGAAAAAGCAAACTAA
- a CDS encoding glycosyltransferase has translation MNKKDCVLSIIITAHREGLVAHKTMKSVERAVKKIEEASIPYEVIVSIDRGDDQTINYFDNYTGLPIHVYQWDHGDLSSSRNSAIKKAHGQFVSFIDADDLMSENWLHDSVQLLLKKPYGKYVAHSAYTIEFEGADSIVQKTGCTTKDQDILLSVLSGRWNSVIIAPITLLKKFPYAPNSPGYGYEDWYLSCCLIENGVKNILIPQTAIFVRRKSSGSEWARQKASRSLLHAHPIFKPSNFRSIDINKIRVPQSEQHRQTKNTIKELIIRSRIPLGLIRRPLAIIRRGRNALLKRPAHSQIAESIPKWLKTEWKALHSIEKEIFPPSPLPSTYHTITDDHYRVGLAYWEICKELRSDSYDYALFVPWLKRGGADLFAVNYANTAASIGKKVLVISTNEVPADYSEWRSQLDKKIDFLQFGTITRFFSIDQKYRLLEQLIENTNIKTLHILNSELAYDFVRDHETYIKATNKRIIATAYSQSTDETGRIFGFSHSHIPQVYQLLDLITTDNEAVKSMWVNEYAYDPQKIVVHHQPLTKNHYPVVDKLPNSRRILWASRLAPEKLPKLVSEIADLLPEDVHIDMYGDPSPEFPASSLPPHPRVHYIGGFNGVASLPAEKYDAFLYTSLFDGMPNTPVEIALRGLPIVAARVGGLPDFIGENGFIVDDITNPKAYAKCIKQTLDDIKSSFHKAKNLREKASREFSEDSFMDEVKDMFSN, from the coding sequence ATGAATAAGAAAGATTGTGTATTGTCTATTATTATAACCGCCCACCGCGAGGGTCTTGTTGCGCATAAGACTATGAAATCAGTCGAGCGTGCTGTAAAAAAAATTGAGGAAGCGTCCATACCTTATGAAGTGATAGTTTCTATAGACAGAGGTGATGATCAAACTATTAATTATTTCGATAATTATACTGGTCTACCTATACACGTATATCAATGGGATCATGGAGATCTTTCAAGTTCGCGAAATAGTGCCATAAAAAAAGCGCATGGCCAATTTGTTTCTTTTATCGACGCCGATGACTTAATGAGTGAAAATTGGCTGCACGACAGCGTTCAATTGCTATTAAAAAAACCTTACGGGAAATATGTTGCCCACAGCGCTTATACTATAGAATTCGAGGGCGCGGACTCTATTGTCCAAAAAACTGGCTGCACCACTAAAGACCAAGATATCTTATTAAGCGTTCTATCTGGACGCTGGAATTCCGTTATCATCGCGCCGATTACGCTTCTTAAAAAATTCCCGTATGCACCAAATAGCCCAGGATATGGATATGAAGATTGGTACTTAAGTTGTTGCTTGATTGAAAATGGCGTAAAAAACATTCTCATTCCACAAACAGCAATATTTGTACGTCGTAAATCATCAGGATCAGAGTGGGCGCGCCAAAAAGCTAGTCGATCATTACTGCACGCACATCCAATATTTAAGCCGTCCAATTTTCGCTCTATAGATATCAACAAAATTCGCGTTCCTCAATCAGAGCAGCACCGTCAAACAAAAAACACAATCAAAGAATTAATCATACGATCGCGCATACCGTTAGGATTGATCCGCCGACCCCTGGCTATAATACGCCGTGGACGCAATGCATTACTAAAACGACCAGCACATTCACAAATTGCAGAATCTATACCAAAATGGCTGAAAACAGAATGGAAAGCTCTTCACTCAATAGAAAAAGAAATTTTTCCACCATCACCACTACCAAGCACATACCACACAATCACCGACGACCATTATCGAGTTGGTCTTGCGTATTGGGAAATATGTAAGGAATTACGAAGTGATAGCTATGATTACGCTCTATTTGTACCCTGGCTTAAGAGAGGCGGCGCAGATTTATTTGCCGTCAATTACGCAAACACCGCGGCTTCAATAGGAAAGAAAGTGCTCGTTATCTCCACTAATGAAGTTCCCGCTGACTATTCAGAATGGAGGTCGCAGCTAGATAAGAAAATAGATTTCTTACAATTTGGGACAATAACTCGGTTCTTTAGTATTGACCAAAAATACAGATTGCTTGAACAATTGATCGAAAACACCAATATTAAAACTTTACATATTCTTAATTCTGAGCTAGCTTATGATTTTGTACGTGATCACGAAACATACATAAAAGCTACCAACAAGCGAATAATAGCTACTGCATATAGTCAGAGTACTGATGAGACGGGACGAATTTTTGGATTTTCACACAGTCACATACCGCAGGTATATCAACTTCTTGATTTAATTACGACAGACAACGAAGCAGTAAAATCTATGTGGGTCAATGAATATGCATACGATCCTCAAAAAATAGTCGTACATCATCAACCACTGACAAAAAATCATTATCCTGTAGTAGACAAATTACCGAATAGTCGTAGAATATTATGGGCTTCTCGATTGGCGCCAGAAAAATTGCCTAAATTAGTATCGGAAATTGCAGATCTTCTTCCTGAAGACGTTCATATAGATATGTACGGAGATCCTTCACCAGAGTTCCCTGCAAGTAGCCTACCGCCGCATCCACGTGTTCATTATATCGGTGGATTTAACGGAGTAGCATCTTTGCCGGCTGAAAAATATGACGCTTTTCTATATACCTCACTTTTTGATGGTATGCCAAATACGCCAGTCGAGATAGCTTTACGCGGACTACCAATAGTTGCAGCTAGAGTTGGCGGGCTTCCTGACTTTATAGGTGAAAACGGCTTCATAGTTGACGATATCACTAATCCAAAAGCATATGCGAAATGTATTAAGCAGACTCTGGATGATATAAAATCATCGTTCCATAAAGCCAAAAACTTGCGGGAGAAAGCATCCCGCGAGTTCTCGGAAGATTCGTTTATGGATGAAGTTAAGGATATGTTCTCAAATTAA
- a CDS encoding glycosyltransferase family 2 protein — MVKKTSEDKTPLVSIITATYNDELYIENSIRSVLSQDFTDFEYIIINDGSVDNTKKIVQRLQKEDSRIRLINQQNKGLVASLNRGISEAKGKYIARIDGDDEWLPHKLKTQVDMLENDDELVLVGGGAEIINQDSVPTGFIINVTRDKDIRLGLCIFNQFCHSSVVYRKQTAIEAGLYPNTCPAEDYDLFSSFAKYGKLANVAYPIFRYRISDGSISAQRRDEQNLLAKKLSYRSWDTISPEVTSRSEIKQSFNYYMKSSVTDDFGISLKHAYIFVLMRVGYRMIKKGNVLQGLHQLWNIASTGRTAARIVVKWGLDIIKIKLHPSK, encoded by the coding sequence ATGGTAAAAAAGACTTCTGAAGATAAAACACCGCTAGTATCAATTATTACTGCGACTTATAACGATGAATTGTATATAGAAAATTCTATTCGCTCTGTTCTATCTCAGGACTTTACTGATTTTGAATATATTATCATAAACGACGGCTCCGTTGACAATACAAAAAAAATCGTTCAGCGCCTTCAAAAAGAAGACAGTCGCATTCGCCTCATTAACCAACAGAATAAGGGTCTTGTTGCTTCGCTTAATCGTGGTATAAGTGAAGCCAAGGGAAAATACATTGCTCGAATAGACGGGGATGACGAATGGTTGCCTCATAAATTAAAAACTCAGGTTGATATGCTGGAAAATGATGACGAGCTGGTTCTCGTTGGCGGGGGCGCAGAAATCATTAACCAAGACAGCGTACCTACTGGTTTTATTATTAACGTTACTCGCGACAAAGATATTCGGCTTGGTCTTTGTATTTTTAACCAATTCTGCCATTCATCAGTAGTTTATCGTAAACAGACAGCAATTGAGGCGGGGCTATATCCTAATACGTGTCCAGCCGAAGACTATGACCTGTTTAGCAGTTTTGCTAAATATGGCAAACTAGCTAACGTCGCTTACCCTATTTTTAGATATAGAATTAGCGATGGCAGCATATCAGCTCAAAGACGCGACGAACAAAATCTCCTTGCTAAAAAATTATCATATCGCAGCTGGGACACTATTTCCCCAGAGGTTACATCTAGATCAGAAATCAAACAGTCTTTTAATTATTATATGAAAAGTTCGGTTACTGACGACTTTGGAATAAGTCTTAAGCATGCGTATATATTTGTACTAATGCGCGTCGGGTATCGTATGATTAAAAAAGGCAATGTTCTACAAGGATTACATCAATTGTGGAATATCGCATCGACTGGGCGAACTGCTGCCAGAATAGTCGTTAAATGGGGTCTTGATATTATCAAAATCAAGCTTCACCCGTCAAAATAG
- a CDS encoding ABC transporter ATP-binding protein, whose amino-acid sequence MTKPAIVVKDIHKEFILPQSKNSSIKSAFVNIVKKNKKTVQKVLDGVSFNVNQGDFFGVVGRNGSGKSTMLKMLAGVYQPTSGSIEINGKLTPFIELGVGFNPELSGRDNVFLNGALLGFTRKEMELIYDDIVSFAELEPFMDQKLKNYSSGMQVRLAFSVAIKARNDIMIFDEVLAVGDEAFQRKCIDIFEQYKSSKQTVILVTHDMDTVKKFCNRAVLIHEGKIIKEGSPVQVADEYSRLNQAVIDKAVDQRHQYTGKNIKTAIYDKTGKKRRSFKVGETISLDLSWDNDKTKAIMVDLYRKDSNLVSNFITNREGFPKLPSDNKLTLDIEANLGPGSYYVDINLLNHNGTVKYDVMYRAEEFIITNDFSAVEHSFGGLTMIPRKWHTSKK is encoded by the coding sequence ATGACAAAACCTGCAATTGTAGTAAAAGATATACATAAGGAATTTATTCTTCCACAGTCAAAGAATTCTAGTATTAAAAGCGCCTTTGTTAACATTGTTAAGAAGAATAAAAAGACAGTTCAGAAAGTGTTGGACGGTGTCAGCTTTAATGTGAATCAAGGTGATTTTTTTGGTGTTGTTGGCCGAAACGGTTCAGGTAAGAGTACTATGCTTAAGATGCTAGCTGGAGTTTATCAGCCAACGAGCGGAAGCATTGAAATAAATGGCAAATTGACGCCTTTCATAGAGTTGGGGGTTGGGTTTAACCCAGAACTGTCTGGTAGAGATAATGTTTTTTTGAACGGTGCTCTACTTGGATTTACGCGTAAGGAAATGGAACTGATATATGATGATATCGTTTCGTTCGCGGAGCTTGAGCCATTTATGGATCAGAAATTAAAGAACTATTCATCGGGTATGCAGGTTCGTTTGGCGTTTTCAGTAGCAATAAAAGCGCGCAATGATATTATGATTTTTGACGAGGTGCTGGCTGTTGGTGATGAAGCTTTTCAGCGTAAGTGTATAGACATTTTTGAACAATACAAGTCCAGCAAGCAAACGGTTATATTGGTTACGCATGATATGGATACTGTTAAAAAGTTTTGTAATCGAGCCGTATTGATCCACGAGGGTAAGATTATTAAAGAAGGTAGTCCAGTGCAGGTTGCGGATGAATATAGTAGGCTCAATCAAGCTGTAATAGATAAAGCTGTAGACCAAAGACATCAATATACAGGTAAAAATATTAAAACCGCCATATACGATAAAACGGGTAAGAAGCGCCGTAGCTTTAAAGTGGGAGAAACGATTTCTCTTGACTTGTCATGGGATAATGATAAGACTAAGGCTATTATGGTAGATTTGTATCGTAAAGACAGCAATTTGGTATCGAATTTTATCACCAACAGAGAGGGATTTCCTAAATTGCCTAGCGATAATAAATTAACTCTTGATATTGAAGCAAATTTAGGTCCAGGGTCGTATTATGTCGACATTAATCTGCTCAATCACAACGGCACCGTGAAGTATGACGTGATGTATCGTGCTGAAGAATTTATTATTACGAATGATTTTTCCGCAGTCGAGCATTCATTTGGCGGCTTAACTATGATTCCACGTAAGTGGCACACCAGTAAGAAATAA
- a CDS encoding ABC transporter permease, whose product MNKENEAILRAIVSTDFKVRYQSSVLGYVWSLLKPMFMFGILYVLFTYAFPQGSKGIESYGVWLLMGIVLWNFFSEATMIGTRSVVDNGQLIRKVAIPRHLLVIASSVSALINLGLGMIVVILFAFLSGLFPTFSWLLLIPAIAELFILSVGLSLLLSALYVIFRDIAYIWEILLQAGLYASGIIFAVTSMPSVIQKIAFLNPITQIIQDARHALMPNNPASQTIWQTFHNPLLWFIPIIIVIVIFGLGSWYFQRRQRFFAEDI is encoded by the coding sequence GTGAATAAAGAAAATGAGGCGATTTTACGCGCAATAGTTAGTACAGATTTTAAAGTAAGATACCAAAGTTCAGTTTTGGGATATGTTTGGTCTCTCTTAAAACCTATGTTTATGTTTGGTATTTTATATGTGTTGTTTACATATGCATTTCCTCAGGGTAGTAAAGGTATTGAATCTTATGGGGTTTGGCTGCTAATGGGAATTGTGTTGTGGAACTTTTTCTCTGAGGCTACTATGATAGGTACGCGTTCCGTTGTTGATAATGGACAATTGATTCGCAAGGTGGCAATTCCACGACATCTTCTGGTTATTGCAAGCAGTGTGTCGGCGCTTATTAACCTCGGCTTAGGAATGATAGTGGTGATACTTTTTGCGTTTCTTAGTGGTTTATTTCCTACTTTTTCGTGGTTGCTACTTATTCCAGCTATAGCTGAGCTATTTATATTATCCGTTGGACTGTCCTTGCTACTTTCTGCTCTTTATGTGATATTTCGCGATATTGCTTATATATGGGAAATCTTATTGCAGGCAGGACTTTATGCGAGCGGTATTATTTTTGCGGTTACTTCTATGCCGTCAGTCATACAAAAGATTGCATTTTTAAATCCAATTACACAGATTATCCAAGATGCCAGACACGCTTTAATGCCTAATAATCCCGCATCTCAAACTATTTGGCAGACTTTTCATAATCCGTTATTGTGGTTTATTCCAATCATTATAGTTATTGTGATATTTGGTTTAGGAAGTTGGTATTTTCAGCGCAGACAACGATTTTTCGCGGAGGACATTTAA
- a CDS encoding glycosyltransferase family 4 protein, translated as MSALRIVLVRNAASYDFGGGERFPIFLAKELQKLGHFPIILSHHKKLRDYAEHENIPHYRSWWWPKQNWSGKNALLVPFYILWQLLLTIYYAIQFSRFKADVVHLQSKDDFIAGSIAGKLVGAKVIWTDHADLKHVWKNICVKHKNPTGKLVAWSARFADAITAVSKSEQTLISNNLPANSPIRNKIIVIYNGVEDQKQKYESPKNTVFTFCISGRLVIDKGIGEAITAFKEFNATYKNSQLVLIGDGPDRLQFEQQAKGLPVTFYGYKTNPLPYVASADIYLHPTYHEGFSVSLIEASMLGLPIIATNVGGNPEIIHNNKTGLLIPSKNASALQDSMKKLYENDKLRTSLSMAARQQYLDLFVFHNIVKTQFIPIYENGIL; from the coding sequence ATGAGTGCTTTACGAATCGTCTTAGTACGCAACGCCGCATCTTATGATTTCGGCGGGGGTGAGCGTTTTCCTATTTTCCTAGCAAAAGAACTACAAAAATTAGGACATTTTCCAATAATTCTAAGTCACCATAAAAAGTTGCGTGATTACGCTGAGCACGAAAACATTCCACATTATCGATCTTGGTGGTGGCCTAAACAAAATTGGAGCGGAAAAAATGCTCTGCTTGTGCCGTTTTATATATTGTGGCAATTATTGCTGACTATATATTACGCCATTCAGTTTAGTAGATTTAAAGCGGACGTTGTACACTTGCAAAGTAAAGATGATTTCATAGCTGGATCTATTGCCGGAAAACTTGTTGGCGCTAAAGTGATTTGGACTGACCATGCCGATCTCAAACATGTCTGGAAAAATATCTGCGTAAAACATAAGAATCCAACAGGCAAGTTGGTTGCGTGGTCAGCTCGCTTTGCCGATGCTATAACCGCAGTCAGTAAAAGTGAACAAACTCTTATTTCCAATAATCTACCCGCAAACTCGCCAATTCGCAATAAAATAATCGTTATTTATAATGGAGTTGAAGATCAAAAGCAAAAATACGAATCGCCTAAGAATACGGTATTTACTTTCTGCATATCCGGTCGCCTTGTCATAGACAAAGGTATTGGAGAAGCGATTACTGCTTTTAAAGAATTTAACGCTACGTATAAAAATTCACAATTAGTACTTATTGGTGATGGCCCTGATCGATTACAGTTTGAGCAACAAGCCAAAGGGCTACCTGTTACTTTTTATGGATATAAGACAAATCCCCTACCTTATGTCGCATCCGCTGATATATATCTACATCCAACATATCATGAGGGATTTAGCGTTTCCTTAATTGAAGCTAGCATGCTAGGGCTGCCTATCATAGCAACCAATGTCGGTGGAAATCCAGAAATTATTCACAATAATAAAACGGGGCTTCTCATTCCTTCTAAAAACGCATCAGCATTACAGGATTCTATGAAAAAATTATATGAAAACGACAAGCTCAGAACCAGCCTATCTATGGCAGCTCGACAGCAATATTTAGACTTATTCGTATTTCACAACATAGTAAAGACGCAATTTATTCCTATATACGAAAATGGTATACTTTAA
- a CDS encoding glycosyltransferase family 4 protein, whose product MKIRIETAALTAPNISGVGHYTRMLTNSLAIYSPSNTEISAFYFNFLSKHKDPELNKAVKHEKHIFMPQRLFTKLQSYNIPLPYDLFSPRVDVSIFPNFDLWTTVKSSISAVVIHDLGYLYFPETIEQRNLAHLRRCVPRSAKKADIIITVSESIKSEIIAEYKVPASKIVVTPIPADPIYRQPSTIDVATKYNLPTKRYIFSIGNLEPRKDLPTMIAAFRSLPKEIREKYSLVLAGGKGWKTESTELAIKEAQAAGENVIRPGYIPQEDVPAFYQQADLFCMSSIYEGFGMPIVEALTSGTPAVASDIPVLREAGGDAILYAQPKNPEDFAEKILSILSNPNSRKEMSDRMQVQVQRISWEKNVDTLMKSFEEALK is encoded by the coding sequence ATGAAGATTCGTATCGAAACTGCTGCATTAACTGCCCCAAATATATCTGGAGTAGGTCATTACACACGAATGCTCACTAACAGCCTAGCTATCTATTCTCCATCAAATACGGAAATATCCGCATTTTATTTTAATTTTCTTAGCAAACATAAAGATCCCGAATTAAATAAAGCCGTCAAGCACGAAAAGCATATTTTTATGCCGCAGCGCTTGTTTACAAAACTTCAAAGTTACAATATTCCGCTGCCGTATGATCTATTTTCCCCTCGCGTAGACGTATCTATATTTCCAAATTTTGATCTATGGACGACAGTAAAATCCTCCATCTCCGCCGTAGTTATTCACGACCTTGGATATTTATATTTTCCTGAGACCATCGAGCAACGCAACTTGGCGCATCTTAGGAGATGCGTTCCTCGCTCTGCCAAAAAAGCCGATATCATCATTACAGTTTCAGAGTCAATCAAATCAGAGATTATCGCCGAGTACAAAGTCCCCGCATCAAAAATTGTTGTAACACCTATACCAGCAGACCCAATCTATCGCCAACCTAGCACAATAGACGTTGCAACCAAATATAACTTACCAACCAAACGATATATTTTTTCAATCGGCAATTTAGAGCCGCGCAAAGACTTACCAACAATGATAGCCGCTTTTCGATCACTACCGAAGGAAATTCGCGAAAAATATTCCCTAGTCTTAGCAGGCGGAAAAGGATGGAAAACGGAATCCACTGAGCTTGCCATAAAGGAAGCACAAGCTGCGGGAGAAAATGTTATACGTCCAGGATATATACCTCAAGAAGACGTTCCTGCATTCTATCAACAAGCCGACCTTTTTTGTATGAGTTCTATCTATGAAGGTTTTGGAATGCCTATCGTCGAAGCCTTAACGAGCGGAACTCCTGCTGTCGCTTCAGATATCCCAGTATTGCGTGAAGCTGGAGGTGATGCTATTTTGTACGCTCAACCCAAAAATCCCGAAGATTTTGCTGAAAAGATTTTATCTATATTATCCAATCCGAACAGCCGTAAAGAAATGAGTGATCGCATGCAAGTACAGGTGCAAAGAATTTCGTGGGAAAAGAATGTAGACACCTTGATGAAATCATTTGAAGAAGCTTTGAAATAG